The following coding sequences are from one Campylobacter sp. RM16187 window:
- a CDS encoding tRNA threonylcarbamoyladenosine dehydratase has protein sequence MSEIIDRFTRIRWLLGDEKFAKLQKAKILVCGVGGVGGICVDALARSGARHITIIDKDTFDITNQNRQIYSEATGVVKVGEFAKIYPNITPICELITPKFIENFDFSEFDVVVDAIDDMAAKISLANAASKKIIASMGGAKRIDASQVKVASVWQTYNDPLARKYRSELKRSGFQGDFEVVFSTELPQCKELGSFMGVTAVFGLNLASLTVKKILA, from the coding sequence ATGAGCGAGATAATAGATAGATTTACTCGCATAAGATGGCTTTTGGGCGATGAAAAATTCGCAAAACTTCAAAAGGCTAAAATTTTAGTTTGCGGAGTGGGCGGAGTGGGCGGTATCTGCGTAGATGCGCTCGCTCGCTCAGGTGCCCGGCACATCACCATCATAGACAAAGACACATTTGACATAACGAACCAAAATCGCCAAATTTACAGCGAAGCGACAGGAGTGGTGAAAGTAGGTGAATTTGCTAAAATTTATCCTAATATCACGCCTATTTGCGAGCTTATAACGCCTAAATTTATAGAAAATTTTGACTTTAGCGAATTTGATGTCGTAGTAGATGCCATAGACGATATGGCGGCAAAAATCTCTCTTGCTAATGCTGCGTCCAAAAAAATAATAGCCTCTATGGGCGGAGCAAAACGCATAGACGCCTCACAAGTAAAAGTAGCCTCTGTATGGCAAACCTACAATGACCCTCTTGCTAGAAAATATAGAAGCGAGCTTAAAAGATCAGGATTTCAAGGCGACTTTGAAGTGGTATTTTCTACAGAATTACCTCAGTGTAAAGAGCTTGGAAGCTTTATGGGAGTGACGGCTGTATTTGGACTAAATTTAGCAAGTCTTACAGTAAA
- the surE gene encoding 5'/3'-nucleotidase SurE has product MREILITNDDGFEAKGLHELARALREIPNTNVTIVAPSSEKSACAHSLTLTKPLRFIKIDDNFFKLDDATPSDCVYLALHALYHKKPDLVISGINHGANLGEDITYSGTCGAAMEGVLQGIKSIAFSQFYKNDSIDMLGFSLAREIVKFIVPRVLDRRICLPERQFLNVNIPAVTQKDFKGYQVVPVGRRSYATHATLNRNPRGIEYYWLGVAALDYEQGEPSDISVVNEGYASLTPIMLDMTAHSSLEILKKSIK; this is encoded by the coding sequence TTGAGAGAGATTCTTATCACAAATGACGACGGATTTGAGGCAAAAGGGCTTCACGAACTAGCCAGAGCTTTAAGGGAGATACCAAACACAAATGTAACTATAGTGGCTCCAAGCTCTGAAAAATCAGCTTGCGCACACTCTTTGACACTTACAAAACCGCTTAGATTTATAAAAATAGATGATAATTTTTTCAAGCTTGACGACGCTACTCCAAGCGATTGCGTATACTTAGCGCTTCATGCCTTATATCACAAAAAGCCTGACCTGGTAATATCTGGCATAAATCACGGTGCAAATTTGGGCGAGGATATAACCTATTCCGGAACATGCGGAGCAGCTATGGAGGGGGTTTTGCAAGGGATTAAGAGTATAGCCTTTTCGCAATTTTACAAAAACGACAGCATCGATATGCTTGGCTTTTCTTTGGCGCGAGAAATAGTTAAATTTATCGTTCCTCGCGTGCTTGACAGGCGAATTTGCTTGCCTGAAAGGCAGTTTTTAAACGTAAATATCCCTGCTGTTACGCAAAAAGATTTTAAAGGCTATCAAGTTGTGCCGGTAGGCAGGCGAAGCTATGCTACTCACGCTACGCTTAACCGCAATCCAAGAGGGATAGAGTATTATTGGCTAGGAGTCGCTGCGCTTGATTATGAACAAGGCGAACCAAGCGATATAAGCGTTGTAAACGAAGGCTATGCAAGCCTAACACCTATAATGCTTGATATGACGGCTCACTCAAGCCTAGAAATTTTAAAAAAGAGCATAAAATGA